CACAGTTTTAACCGCGCACAGTCAGTGGCTCAGGGTCGTTTGAAGTGGCGGCGCAGGTGTTCGATTCGTGGCCGGCAGACGCACCCTTCCAGGTGGTCGTTGACCATGCCCATCGCCTGCATGAACGCATACATCGTGGTCGGCCCCACGTAGCTCCAGCCGCGTTTTTTCAGGGCCTTGGACAAGCGCGTTGAAGCGGCTGAAGTCGGGTTGGCCGCCCAGTACGCCATGTCCACCACCGCCGGACGTTCATCGGCGGCAGGTTCAAACGACCACAGCCACGCCGCCAGCGAGCCGGTTTCATCCACCAGCTCACACGCACGCCGAGCGTTGTTGATGGTGGACATGATCTTGGCGCGATTGCGTACGATGCCCGGGTCGGCCATCAATCGCTCGATGTCCTGCTCGGTGTACTGCGCCACCCGGCGAAAATCAAAACCCTCGAACGCCCGTCGAAACGCCTCGCGCTTGCGCAGGATGGTGATCCACGCCATGCCCGCCTGAAAGCCTTCAAGGCAAATCTTCTCGTACAGCGCGATGTCATCGCTGACCGGCACACCCCATTCGTGGTCGTGGTAATGCGGGTATTGCGCCGCCGCCGTGCGCCACGTACAGCTCGTGACGCCCGCCGCGTCCGTGATCAATCCTGGGATATCCATAACTCACCTTGTTAACCAAGCCCTGGATGATAAGCGAAAAAAATTCCGTGCCGCCAACCGCTCAAGTACCTGGCTTGCGAACCAACTGGTCTGACCGGGACCTGCCATCCCCGTAATATTTACTTGCGACTTGAAAAAACCCGAGCGTAGACTGGCCCCGCACTGGACAAACCGGTCATACCACAACAATTAAGCCCTGGACCCACCAGGGCACCGAATAGAGATCCTTCCCATGCTCAGATGGTGCTCGCGTTCGATTTTCCTGCAAGTCGTGATTGGCCTGGTCATCGGCATAATCTGCGGCCTCGCCCTTCCCGAATTCTCCTCGCAACTCAAACCCCTGGGTGATGGCTTTATCAAGCTGATCAAAATGCTGATTGGCCTGATCGTATTCTGCGTGGTGGTCAGCGGTATTTCCGGCGCTGGCGACTTGAAGAAAGTCGGACGCATCGGCCTCAAATCGGTGATCTACTTTGAAGCGCTGACCACCGTGGCGCTGGTGATCGGCCTGATCATGGCCTTCAGCAGCGGGATCGGCACCGGTGCCAATATCCACCTGGAACAATTGTCGTCCGCCGGCCTGAATGAACTGGCAGACCGCGGCCAGCACATCAAGGGCACCAGCCAGTTTCTGATGGAGCTGATTCCCAACTCGGTGATCGGCGCCTTTGCCGACAACAACGTGCTGCAAGTGCTGCTGTTCTCGGTGTTGTTCGGCAGCGCGCTGAACCTGGTGGGCGAAGCCGCCTCCGGCATTTCGCGGCTGATCAACGAACTGAGCCACGTGATTTTCCGCATCATGGGCATGATCGTGCGCCTGGCGCCCATCGGCGTATTCGGTGCCATCGCCTTCACCACCAGCACCTACGGCCTGGACTCCCTGCAACACCTGGGCAGCCTGGTGGGCCTGTTCTACCTCACCTGTTTCCTGTTCGTCGCGGTGATTCTGGGCCTGGTGATGCGCCTTTCGGGCCTGCGGATGCTGCCGCTGCTCAAGTACCTGCGCGAAGAACTGTTGATCGTGATGGGCACCGCGTCCTCCGATGCAGTGTTGCCGCAGATCATGCGTAAACTGGAGCATCTGGGCATTGGCAGCTCGACCGTCGGCCTGGTGATTCCGACCGGGTACTCGTTCAACCTCGACGGTTTTTCGATCTACCTGACCCTGGCCATCGTGTTTATCGCCAACGCCACCGGCACGCCGCTGTCGATGACCGACCTGCTGACCATCCTGCTGGTGTCGCTGATCACCTCCAAGGGCGCCCACGGGATTCCGGGGTCGGCATTGGTGATTCTGGCGGCGACTCTCACCGCGATCCCGGCGATTCCAGTGGTGGGCCTCGTGCTGGTGTTGGCGGTGGACTGGTTCATGGGCATTGGCCGGGCGCTGACCAACCTGATCGGCAACTGTGTCGCCACCGTGGCCATCGCCCGCTGGGAGAAAGACATCGATATCCAGCGCGCCAACAAGGTGCTGGACGGGCAACAAGGGTATGCCTTCCAGGCGAAGAAACCGGTCTTGCCGGCGCACCAGGAGTTCTAACTCTTTCCCGACAACACACCACTCCAATGTGGGAGCTGGCTTGCCTGCGATGGCGCCGGGTCAGCAAATGAATTTTTGACTGATAACCGCTATCGCAGGCAAGCCAGCTCCCACACTAGATCATCAAGGAGGCATCGACGTGATCAGCACCTCAACCGTCGTCAATTCAGTCGTAGAAAAACTGCGCGCCGCCCTGGCGCGGGGCCAGTGGCGGCGCGGCGAGATGCTGCCCGGCCAGCGTGAACTGGCCGAGCAAATGGGCATCAGCCGCCCAAGCCTGCGTGAAGCGGTGATCGTGCTCGAAACCCTCGGCCTGGTGCGCGCCATGCCTGGCAAGGGCGTGGTGGTGCTGGAAACCACCCTCAGCGAACCCCATGCCCAGGACAGCGGCGTGGCCGACGCCAGCCTCGAAGACATCCTGCAACTGCGCTACACCCTTGAGCCGTTTATCGTCGGTCTGGTGGCCCAATCCATCAGCAGCAAGGAAGTCGGGCAACTGCGCCTGACCTTGATGGACATGCGCGAAGCCCTCGACGCCGGCGACAGCGAAGCCGGCATGAACGCCTACATCGCGTTCCACGAAGAGCTGTTCGCCCTGACGTCCAACCCGATCTTCCAGAACGTGGTGCAACAAACCAGCAACGCCCTCAAGCAAAGTGCCCAGGTGTTGCGCAACTCCCCCGAACACCTGGCGGAACGCTTGCAGGAAAACGACGCCGTGGTGCGCGCCATCCGCAACAAGAACAGCGCCCTGGCCAGCGCCGAAATGCGCCGGCACATCCTGCAGGAAGGTTTGCGCATGGGCATTCGCCTGAACATCCCGGATGACCATCTGGGTAGCTGACTTCCAGGAGACCGCGCATGACCGCTCACGCCCTGCACACCCCGTTCCCCATTACGCCGTTGCGCCTGGTGGGCAAGCCGAAACTCTCGGTGGACGACATCTACCCGGCACTGTTCGACGCCATTCTCGAGCAACGCATCGCCCCCGCCAGCCGTTTTACCGAGGAGAGCCTCGGGCAAAGTTTTGGTGTCAGCCGCAGCGTGATTCGCCGGGTGCTGGCGCGGCTGTCGCACCAGCAAGTGATCATCCTGCGGCCCAACCACCGCGCCCAGGTGGCGGCACCGGATGCACAACAGACCCAGCAGATTCTCGAGGCGCGGCGCCTGACGGAAATCACCGTGGTGCAGTTGGCGTGTGCCCAGGCGAAACCGGCGCAGATCCGGCAACTGCGGGAGTTGATCGCACGAGAGCGCGATTGCATCGAGCGTGACGAGCGCGGGCCGGCGATTCGGCTCTGCGGCGAGTTTCACCTGCAACTGGCAGCGATTGCGGGTAACGCGCCGCTGGCGCAGTTCCTCAACAGCCTGGTGCCGCTCACCTCATTGGCGATTGCGCAGTTTGAGGCCAAGGCCTGCACGTATTGCGCATGGCAGGAGCACATGGCGATTGTGGATGCGGTGGAGCAAGGCGATGCCGGCAAAGCCGTAGCCTTGATGACTCAACATCTGGACCATCTGGAAGCCAGGCTACTGATCACGTAGCAGCTGTCGAGCCTTGGCGAGGCTGCGTCGGCGGTGTGTCTGATACACCGCAAACGCAGCCTCGCCAAGGCTCGACAGCTGCTACGCAGAGCCAACCCTGTAATGGCGCACACAAAAAAGCCCGGTATCTTTCGATACCGGGCTTTTGGTTTTACCGCTCAATCAAGCCGGTTACAGCACCGATTGACCGCTCAACGCCAGGTCCAGCAGCTCACGGTTGGCCACCGCGTACATGGCGTAGTCCGTGCCGACCGCTGCACGAATCTCAACCATCATGGCGCGCCAGCGATCAGCCATATCCTGGTGCTGCTCAAGCCACAGGGCCACGCGGGCTTCCATGTCTTCTGGGGCGTCGGCCATTTGCAGGACAGAAATGGTGATCGCCCGTTGCTGCCAGTCCACATCGTCGCGGAAGGCTTCGCGGGCCTGGGCCTGCCAGTTGTTGCCCACGGGCAGGCTGCTGATTTGCTGCAGGTACCACGGCAAGTCCAGGGCGCTGCCGACAGCGAAGTAAGCCTTCGCAACGTCTGCCGCACTTTGGCCGGTCACGTCGGCGGCTTCGATGATCGGCAGCAGGGTGTACAGGTGGGTCGTGCCTGCAACCATGCGCGCCAACAACTCTGGCACACCGGCTTCGACGTAAGCCTGGTAACGGTTCTGCCAGCCTTCGCGGGTCGGACCTTCCAGCAGTTCGTCGAGCTTGAGGCCCAGCGCGGCAAGGTGCGGACCGAAATGCGCAACATCGCGCCCGGCGTCCTGCTCGTTGCGACGGCTGCGCAGGAACCAGCGCGTGGCACGACGGCCCAGGCGCATCAGCTCATCCATCAGCTCCAGTTGCACGTCGGCCGACACCTGGTGGTCCAGGGCTTCGATCTGACGGAACCAGTGCGGGAGGTGGAAGATGTCACGCACGATCACGTAGGCGCCCGCCACGTTCGCCGGGCTCATGCCGGTGGACTCTTTGAGCCGCTGAACGAAGGTGATGCCCATGTGGTTGACCAGGTCGTTGGCGATCTGGGTGCTGACGATCTCGCGCTTCAGACGGTGGCGACGCATGGCTTCGGAGAACTTGGCCACCAGGCTCGGCGGGAAAGCGGTCTCCATGTCACGGGTCAGGTAGTCGTCATCCGGCACCAGGGATTTGAGCAGCGCTTCCTTGAGGTCGATCTTGCTGTAGGAGATCAGTACCGACAGCTCCGGACGGGTCAGGCCCTTGCCCGCGGCGGCGCGCTCGTTGAGCTGCTCCTCGGTCGGCAGGTACTCGATGGCGCGGTCCAACTTGCCGCGGCCTTCCAGGTCGCTCATCAGGCGCTTGTACTCGGCAACACGCTCAAATGCTTTGCGGGTAGCCAGGGACAGGGCCTGGGTTTGCTTGTAGTTGTTGCCCAACACCAGGCTGCCGACTTCGTCGGTCATGCTCGCCAGCAACTGGTTGCGTTGCTTGTCGGTCATGTCGCCAGCCTGCACCACTTCGTTGAGCAGGATCTTGATGTTCACTTCGTGGTCGGAGCAATCCACACCACCGGCGTTGTCGATGAAGTCGGTGTTGGAACCGCCGCCATTGAGGCCGAACTCCACACGGCCCAACTGGGTCATGCCGAGGTTACCGCCCTCGCCCACCACCTTGCAGCGCAGCTCGTTGCCGTTGACGCGCAGGGCGTCGTTGGCCTTGTCGCCCACATCGGCGTGGCTTTCGGTGCTGGCCTTGACGTAGGTACCGATGCCGCCGTTCCACAACAGGTCTACCGGTGCCTTGAGCAAGGCGTTCAGCAGTTCGGTCGGGGTCAGCTTGTCGGCCTGGATGTCGAAGCGTTCTTTCATCTGTGGCGAGATGGCAATGCTCTTCGCGCTGCGCGAGAAGATACCGCCGCCTTCGGACATGATGCTGGTGTCGTAGTCGGTCCAGGACGAACGCGGCAGGTCGAACAGGCGCTGGCGTTCAGCGAAGCTGTTGGCCGGGGTCGGGTTTGGATCGATGAAGATGTGCAGGTGGTTGAAGGCCGCGACCAGTTGCAGCGTGTCGGACATCAACAGGCCGTTACCGAACACGTCGCCGGCCATGTCGCCCACGCCCACTACAGTGATGCTGTCTTGCTGGACGTTGATGCCGCGCTCACGGAAGTGGCGCTGCACGCCCACCCACGCGCCCTTGGCGGTGATGCCCATTTTCTTGTGGTCGTAACCGGCAGAACCACCGGAGGCGAACGCGTCACCCAGCCAAAAACCGTAGTCGATGGCAATACCGTTGGCGATGTCGGAGAAGGTCGCAGTGCCCTTGTCCGCCGCAACAACCAGGTACGGGTCGTCGTTGTCGTGGCGCACCACGTTCAACGGTGGCACCAGGGCGCCGTCTTTCAGGTTGTCGGTGATGTCCAACAGGCCCGAAATGAAGATGCGGTAGCAGGCGATGCCTTCGGCCGCGATCTCGTCCCGACCGCCGCCCAATGGCAGGCGACGCGGCAGGAAGCCGCCCTTGGCGCCCACCGGCACGATCACCGAGTTCTTCACTTGCTGGGCTTTTACCAGGCCGAGCACTTCGGTACGGAAGTCTTCTTCACGGTCAGACCAGCGCAGGCCGCCGCGAGCGACGTTGCCAAAGCGCAGGTGCACGCCTTCAACCCGTGGCGAGTAGACGAAGATTTCAAACTTCGGCACTGGCTTGGGCAATTCAGGAATTGCATGCGGGTTGAACTTGAAGCTGAAGTACGACTTGTTCTGACCGTTGGCGTCTGCCTGGTAGAAGTTGGTCCGCAAGGTGGCCTTGATCAGGTCCAGGTAGCGACGCAGGATGCGGTCTTCGTTGAGCACCTGAACGTCGTCCAGGGCCGTGAGAATCGCTTGCTCCAGACGTTGCTGCTTGTCTTCGAGGTCTTCGGCGGTGAGCTTGCGCGCCAGGTAGAAACGGGTCTTGAACAACCGGGTCAACTCGCGAGCGATGTCGGTGTGGTTGTTCAGGGTGCTGGCGATGTAACCCAGGTCAAAGCCCAGGCGAATCTGCTTCAGGTAACGGGCGTAGGCACGCAGCAGCGCCACATCGCGCCATGGCAGGCCGGCAGTCAGCACCAGGCGGTTGAACGCATCGTTCTCGGCATCGCCATTGACGATGTGCACGAACGCGTCCTGCAGGGTGTCGTTGAGCTGCTGGATGTCGAGGTTCAGGCCTTCGGCGGCGGTGAACGCGAAATCGTGAATCCAGAACTCGCGACCGTTGGCATGACGCAGGCGATACGGGAATTCACCCAGTACGCGCAGGCCGAGGTTTTCCAGGATCGGCAATACATCGGACAACGCCAGCGGGGTGTCGGCGTGATACAGCTTGCAATGCAGCTCGCGCTGGCCGGAGACCTGGCCCAGCGGCTGGTAGAAGCTCATCACCAGCGGGTTGGCTTCGGTGAGGCTGAGCAAGTGCTGCATGTCGACCACGGCCGAATGCGCCGCGAAACGCTCGCGGTAGCCGGCCGGGAAGCCTTTCGGGAAATCCGCCAGCACGTTGGTGCCATGGGCTTCGCCGAAGCTTTCCACCACCAGGCTGGAATAGTCGTCCTGCCAGCTGCGGCAAGCCTGCACCACTTCTTTTTCCAGTTGCAGCGGGTCGATGTCCAGGCGGTTCTTCGGGTCTACCCGCAGGATCAACTGGACACGAGCCAGTACGGATTCGGAGAAGAACGTCCAGAATTCGCAGTCCGAGGCTTTAAGGCGATCCATCAATACTTGCTGGATTTTCTGGCGCACTTCGGTGGAATAGATGTCGCGCGGCACATAGGCCAGGCAGTAGCAGAAGCGGCCGTACGGGTCTTTGCGCAGGAACACGCGGATCTTGTTGCGTTCCTGGATCTGCACGATCGACATCACGGTGCTGAACAGTTCGTCCACCGGGGTCTGGAACAGATCATCACGGGGCAGCACCTCGACCACCTGGGCCAGTTCCTTGCCCAAGTGCGCCTTGGCCTGGAAGCCCGAGCGACGCTCGATTTCCGCAACCTTGCGACGGATATACGGGATCACCCGTACGCTTTCGCCGTACACCGAAGAGGTGTAGAGGCCCATGAAGCGGCATTCCTTGACGACCTTGCCGTTGGCATCGATCTGGCGGATCGACACGTAGTCCGGGTAGGCCGGGCGGTGCACGCGGCTTGGGTGAGCGGCCTTGGCGAACGACAGCACAGCCGGTTCACGCAGGTAGTTCACTGCGTAGTCTTCGATGCGCAGGTCATCGGCGGTGAGGCCGGGGCGCAGCAGCTTGGTCAGACCGAGGAACGAGTTGGCGTCATATTCAATATGGCCGCCGTCCGCCTCGTCACGTACCACAAACTCTTCATAGCCGAGGAAGGTGAAGTGGTTGCCCACCAGCCATTCCAGGAAGCTCTTGATCTCGGCTTTTTCTTCGCCGTCGATCACGTACGAGCTGGTGTCGATACCGGCCAGCAGTTCCTGGACCTTGGCCTTCATCGGTTCGAAATCGGCGACAGCAACGCGCACTTCGCCCAGCACCTGCTCAAGTTCCTTGCTCAGGACATTCAGCTCGGCGGCGTTGGCGCAGCGGTCGATTTCCAGGTACATCAGCGATTCTTGCTGAACATCGTCGCCCTGGGTGCCTTTGGTCAGGATTTCCAGCAACTCGCCCTTCTTGCCGCGACGCACGCTGAGGACGGTAGTTTGCAGGGTGTGGATGCTGTAGCCACGGCGGTTCAGCTCGGTACGCACCGAGTCCACCAGAAATGGCAGGTCATGGTGCAGCACTTCGACCGCGGTGTGGGTCGATTGCCAGCCGTGACGTTCGTAATCGGGGTTGTAGACCCGCACTTGCGGTTGGGTGTGATCAAAGCGCTCAAGCAGGCGCCAGGCAGACAGGGTGCAACCGGCCAGGTCGGACAAGCGACGCTGGGTCAGTTCATCCAGGGAAATAATGCCGAAAAATTGTTCAGCGAACAGCGCCACTTGTGGCAGTGCCTGTTCACTGATGTGCTGCGCCAGTGCCGCTTGCAGTTGGTGCTGGAAGTCGGCTTTGCTGGCTGCGGTGAAGAACGCCATCTGTGGTACTCCGCTTGGGCTTGTTATTGATGGAAGCGTCGCGTGTTATCCCCTTACGGGGAGACCGTCAGCTCTGTTCGCGGTCTACAGTAACGAATTCAGAGCGACAGGTGGGTGAAGCTGGACAAGACAATGAGGTCACATTCAACTTCCATAAGACGCGCACCTTGCCAGGTGACGGTACGACGGGCAGGTCAGACTCCCGGCAGAGGCACATCCGTTGCGCAGCTTAACGAGTGTAGGAAGCAGGCTGCTTGCGACGCTGCGACATATTCGGTCATCGGCACGCTGCTGGCGGGTTGCGACTTGGGCAACCGGGTGTTTTCAGACAAATCCCGGGGCGCCGAGTACCAGAAATGACCGATACAGCCCGCCAGGTCATGCCATAAGGTCTGACACACGATGCAGCACAAAATTCGCCGCGATGGCACAATTGCCCTGCTTCGCCCTCCCCCAGACAGGATTAACCATGCCATTGCAACTCACCACCGCCCACCTGATCGTCAACCCGTGCGATGACGAAGAAGACAACATGGCCATGCTCTG
This genomic window from Pseudomonas sp. Bout1 contains:
- a CDS encoding C4-dicarboxylate transporter DctA; this encodes MLRWCSRSIFLQVVIGLVIGIICGLALPEFSSQLKPLGDGFIKLIKMLIGLIVFCVVVSGISGAGDLKKVGRIGLKSVIYFEALTTVALVIGLIMAFSSGIGTGANIHLEQLSSAGLNELADRGQHIKGTSQFLMELIPNSVIGAFADNNVLQVLLFSVLFGSALNLVGEAASGISRLINELSHVIFRIMGMIVRLAPIGVFGAIAFTTSTYGLDSLQHLGSLVGLFYLTCFLFVAVILGLVMRLSGLRMLPLLKYLREELLIVMGTASSDAVLPQIMRKLEHLGIGSSTVGLVIPTGYSFNLDGFSIYLTLAIVFIANATGTPLSMTDLLTILLVSLITSKGAHGIPGSALVILAATLTAIPAIPVVGLVLVLAVDWFMGIGRALTNLIGNCVATVAIARWEKDIDIQRANKVLDGQQGYAFQAKKPVLPAHQEF
- a CDS encoding FadR/GntR family transcriptional regulator, which produces MISTSTVVNSVVEKLRAALARGQWRRGEMLPGQRELAEQMGISRPSLREAVIVLETLGLVRAMPGKGVVVLETTLSEPHAQDSGVADASLEDILQLRYTLEPFIVGLVAQSISSKEVGQLRLTLMDMREALDAGDSEAGMNAYIAFHEELFALTSNPIFQNVVQQTSNALKQSAQVLRNSPEHLAERLQENDAVVRAIRNKNSALASAEMRRHILQEGLRMGIRLNIPDDHLGS
- a CDS encoding NAD-glutamate dehydrogenase; its protein translation is MAFFTAASKADFQHQLQAALAQHISEQALPQVALFAEQFFGIISLDELTQRRLSDLAGCTLSAWRLLERFDHTQPQVRVYNPDYERHGWQSTHTAVEVLHHDLPFLVDSVRTELNRRGYSIHTLQTTVLSVRRGKKGELLEILTKGTQGDDVQQESLMYLEIDRCANAAELNVLSKELEQVLGEVRVAVADFEPMKAKVQELLAGIDTSSYVIDGEEKAEIKSFLEWLVGNHFTFLGYEEFVVRDEADGGHIEYDANSFLGLTKLLRPGLTADDLRIEDYAVNYLREPAVLSFAKAAHPSRVHRPAYPDYVSIRQIDANGKVVKECRFMGLYTSSVYGESVRVIPYIRRKVAEIERRSGFQAKAHLGKELAQVVEVLPRDDLFQTPVDELFSTVMSIVQIQERNKIRVFLRKDPYGRFCYCLAYVPRDIYSTEVRQKIQQVLMDRLKASDCEFWTFFSESVLARVQLILRVDPKNRLDIDPLQLEKEVVQACRSWQDDYSSLVVESFGEAHGTNVLADFPKGFPAGYRERFAAHSAVVDMQHLLSLTEANPLVMSFYQPLGQVSGQRELHCKLYHADTPLALSDVLPILENLGLRVLGEFPYRLRHANGREFWIHDFAFTAAEGLNLDIQQLNDTLQDAFVHIVNGDAENDAFNRLVLTAGLPWRDVALLRAYARYLKQIRLGFDLGYIASTLNNHTDIARELTRLFKTRFYLARKLTAEDLEDKQQRLEQAILTALDDVQVLNEDRILRRYLDLIKATLRTNFYQADANGQNKSYFSFKFNPHAIPELPKPVPKFEIFVYSPRVEGVHLRFGNVARGGLRWSDREEDFRTEVLGLVKAQQVKNSVIVPVGAKGGFLPRRLPLGGGRDEIAAEGIACYRIFISGLLDITDNLKDGALVPPLNVVRHDNDDPYLVVAADKGTATFSDIANGIAIDYGFWLGDAFASGGSAGYDHKKMGITAKGAWVGVQRHFRERGINVQQDSITVVGVGDMAGDVFGNGLLMSDTLQLVAAFNHLHIFIDPNPTPANSFAERQRLFDLPRSSWTDYDTSIMSEGGGIFSRSAKSIAISPQMKERFDIQADKLTPTELLNALLKAPVDLLWNGGIGTYVKASTESHADVGDKANDALRVNGNELRCKVVGEGGNLGMTQLGRVEFGLNGGGSNTDFIDNAGGVDCSDHEVNIKILLNEVVQAGDMTDKQRNQLLASMTDEVGSLVLGNNYKQTQALSLATRKAFERVAEYKRLMSDLEGRGKLDRAIEYLPTEEQLNERAAAGKGLTRPELSVLISYSKIDLKEALLKSLVPDDDYLTRDMETAFPPSLVAKFSEAMRRHRLKREIVSTQIANDLVNHMGITFVQRLKESTGMSPANVAGAYVIVRDIFHLPHWFRQIEALDHQVSADVQLELMDELMRLGRRATRWFLRSRRNEQDAGRDVAHFGPHLAALGLKLDELLEGPTREGWQNRYQAYVEAGVPELLARMVAGTTHLYTLLPIIEAADVTGQSAADVAKAYFAVGSALDLPWYLQQISSLPVGNNWQAQAREAFRDDVDWQQRAITISVLQMADAPEDMEARVALWLEQHQDMADRWRAMMVEIRAAVGTDYAMYAVANRELLDLALSGQSVL
- a CDS encoding DNA-3-methyladenine glycosylase I, producing the protein MDIPGLITDAAGVTSCTWRTAAAQYPHYHDHEWGVPVSDDIALYEKICLEGFQAGMAWITILRKREAFRRAFEGFDFRRVAQYTEQDIERLMADPGIVRNRAKIMSTINNARRACELVDETGSLAAWLWSFEPAADERPAVVDMAYWAANPTSAASTRLSKALKKRGWSYVGPTTMYAFMQAMGMVNDHLEGCVCRPRIEHLRRHFKRP
- a CDS encoding GntR family transcriptional regulator; amino-acid sequence: MTAHALHTPFPITPLRLVGKPKLSVDDIYPALFDAILEQRIAPASRFTEESLGQSFGVSRSVIRRVLARLSHQQVIILRPNHRAQVAAPDAQQTQQILEARRLTEITVVQLACAQAKPAQIRQLRELIARERDCIERDERGPAIRLCGEFHLQLAAIAGNAPLAQFLNSLVPLTSLAIAQFEAKACTYCAWQEHMAIVDAVEQGDAGKAVALMTQHLDHLEARLLIT